The bacterium genome window below encodes:
- a CDS encoding PAS domain-containing protein, protein MTPRPPFDIHRSEEISRELLDMLREGVVIVQDENIVFANASLGAMLGYAPDELFVAKVEVLFISDRRCPVC, encoded by the coding sequence ATGACGCCGCGTCCGCCGTTCGATATTCATCGTTCCGAGGAAATCTCCCGCGAGCTTCTGGACATGCTGCGCGAGGGCGTCGTGATCGTGCAGGACGAGAACATCGTCTTCGCGAACGCCTCGCTTGGCGCAATGCTCGGATACGCGCCGGATGAGCTGTTCGTAGCGAAAGTAGAAGTCCTGTTCATAAGCGATCGTAGATGTCCGGTGTGTTGA
- a CDS encoding DUF1571 domain-containing protein, protein MIRRSGFTIALMLALASMGSASAEDTTEAKLRAFADTLIATDDARITVRLRHNVGGKLRAEETVEMWAGPDGAMYAHWTGKAHKGRELVWRKDLAGGKAWIKEGGALDFAAVAIAPDDKVVARDYRGAITDYHPAAIGRRAAAYLDGGTITRDDHAFVATKPSGESVRVVPNGDRPSSVVFKDAKGATLLEEYHFDAWTAPAGLSAADFDPGNSAFGFPGVAPGGIFIDPVKLKNNLQGRYARVKGYTGKLEKRERVGGELQKTQFMFVKFRKPSDLYMKWYKGPHEGRELLFRAGQEDKMLVHEGGVLNVLNVRVDPQGDLVKKDTNHHILEIDLGFVVKTIYENLSRGIESGDMKLEFKGIEKIGDRYVYVVESTVPAGKGYYAPKSVSGHDIETGFPVLSRSFDEKGQMFEEFIWTDLRLDPGLADADFDSENPEYKF, encoded by the coding sequence ATGATTCGCCGATCCGGATTCACGATCGCCCTCATGCTTGCCCTTGCGTCGATGGGATCGGCGTCGGCCGAGGACACGACCGAAGCGAAGCTTCGCGCGTTTGCCGACACCTTGATCGCGACGGACGACGCCCGGATCACCGTGCGCCTGCGTCACAATGTCGGAGGAAAGCTGCGCGCGGAGGAGACCGTCGAGATGTGGGCGGGTCCGGACGGCGCGATGTACGCCCACTGGACCGGCAAGGCGCACAAGGGCCGCGAGCTCGTTTGGCGCAAGGACCTGGCCGGCGGCAAGGCGTGGATCAAGGAGGGCGGGGCTCTCGATTTCGCGGCGGTGGCGATCGCGCCGGATGACAAGGTCGTCGCGCGCGACTATCGCGGGGCGATCACCGACTACCATCCCGCGGCGATCGGGCGGCGCGCCGCCGCGTACCTCGACGGCGGGACGATCACGCGGGACGATCACGCGTTCGTCGCGACGAAGCCGTCGGGCGAGTCGGTGCGCGTCGTGCCGAACGGCGACCGGCCTTCGTCGGTTGTATTCAAGGATGCCAAGGGCGCCACGCTGCTCGAGGAATATCACTTCGACGCGTGGACCGCGCCGGCCGGGCTTTCGGCGGCGGATTTCGATCCCGGGAATTCCGCGTTCGGATTTCCGGGCGTGGCGCCGGGCGGCATCTTTATCGATCCGGTGAAGCTGAAGAACAATTTGCAGGGCCGCTACGCGCGGGTGAAAGGTTATACGGGCAAGCTCGAAAAACGCGAACGCGTCGGGGGCGAATTGCAAAAAACGCAGTTCATGTTCGTCAAGTTCCGCAAGCCGTCGGACCTGTACATGAAATGGTACAAGGGTCCGCACGAGGGGCGCGAGCTTCTTTTCCGCGCGGGGCAGGAGGACAAAATGCTCGTGCACGAAGGCGGCGTGTTGAACGTGCTCAACGTGCGCGTCGATCCGCAGGGCGACCTGGTGAAAAAGGATACCAACCATCACATCCTGGAGATCGATCTCGGCTTTGTCGTCAAGACGATCTACGAAAATCTTTCGCGCGGCATCGAATCGGGCGACATGAAGCTCGAATTCAAGGGCATCGAAAAGATCGGCGACCGCTACGTGTACGTCGTCGAATCCACCGTGCCCGCGGGCAAGGGATATTACGCGCCGAAATCCGTCTCCGGGCACGACATCGAGACGGGTTTTCCCGTGTTGTCGCGCAGTTTCGACGAGAAGGGACAGATGTTCGAGGAATTCATCTGGACGGATCTCCGCCTTGATCCGGGCCTTGCCGACGCGGATTTCGATTCCGAAAATCCCGAATACAAATTCTGA